From Maribacter dokdonensis DSW-8:
GGCAAGAGATGCAGTTTCTGCAACGGCAACTCCAATCCTTCAAGGTATCACTAGAGCATCGTTGCAGACGAAATCATTTATTTCTGCTGCATCGTTCCAAGAAACGACTAAGGTATTAAATGAAGCCGCTGTAAGTGGAAAAGTAGATACTTTAGAAGGTCTTAAGGAGAATGTTATTGTTGGTCATAAGATTCCTGCTGGTACAGGTATGCGAGACTATGATAGTATTATCGTTGGGTCCAAAGAAGAATATGATGAGATAATGGCCAGAAAAGAGGCATTAAGATTCTAATTATAATACTGACCCTCAAATAAAATTTGAGGGTCATTTTTTTTAATATGAAATAAACATGAGTGAACATAAGAACCCAAATCAAAAGCAGATAAATATTGAGTTGGACGAAAAAATGGCAGAAGGTATATACTCTAATCTAGCTATTATTAATCATTCAGTTTCTGAATTTGTGGTTGATTTTATTAGTATGATGCCAGGAGCTCCAAAGGCAAAAGTTAAAAGTAGGATTATTTTGACTCCTCAACATGCTAAAAAGTTTTTAAAAGCTTTAAACGATAATGTGCAACGTTTTGAGAAAGCACACGGAACAATAAAGGATTATGAGCAACCTTCAATACCAATTAATTTTGGTCCTACAGGAGAAGCATAAAAAAAGCCCAATTTAAAAATTGGGCTTTTTTTATTCAAATTCTGAAGTAAAATGTAGTTTTACTGATGGATATTTTTGCTGGGTCATTTGAAGGGAGAATTGAGAATCTGCTAAAAATACCAATTGACCTCTCTTGTCCTTTGCAAGGAATTTTTGCTTAACTCGTTCAAATTCCTTGAATTCATCTGATTTTCTGTTTTCGGTTCCTACCCAACATGCCTTATATACATTGAAATTTTCATAGCTACATTTGGCACCATATTCATGTTCCAATCGGTATTGGATAACTTCAAACTGTAATGCACCCACGGTACCTATAACTTTTCTGCCATTCATTTCTAAAGTAAATAATTGTGCGACACCCTCATCCATTAATTGGTCTATTCCTTTATTTAGCTGTTTAGATTTTAATGGATCAGCATTATTGATATATCTAAAATGTTCTGGTGAAAAACTAGGTATGCCTTTATAATGTAAGGTTTCGCCTTCGGTTAACGTATCACCAATTTTAAAATTACCCGTATCATGAAGACCTACAATATCACCGGGATAAGAAATATCAACTATTTCCTTTTTTTCTGCAAAAAAGGCATTAGGACTTGAAAATTTTAAATTTTTACCATGTCTTACATGTAAGTAAGGTTTATTTCTTTCAAATGTACCCGATACAATTTTAATAAATGCAAGTCGGTCTCTATGTTTAGGATCCATGTTTGCATGTATTTTAAATACGAACCCGGTCATAGCTTTTTCGTTAGCTTCTACCAAACGTTCTTCAGCATTTTTAGAACGTGGTGTAGGGGCAATTTGGATAAAACAATCTAATAATTCCCGAACTCCAAAATTATTAAGGGCGGATCCAAAGAAAACTGGCTGTTGGTCACCTTTTAGGTATAGTTCTTTGTTGAATTTTGGATACACACCCCATACCAATTCAAGATTATCCCTTAATTCCGATGCGGCATTGCTTCCTATAATTTTGTCCAGTTCAGGATTGGTAACGTCATCAAAAGCAATCGTTTCTTCAATATTCTTTTTACTATCCCCACTAAAAAGATTAATATTCTTTTCAAAAATGTTGTAAATACCTTTAAAATCATAGCCCATTCCAATAGGAAAACTTAACGGGGTAACGGAAAGTCCAAGCTTTTGTTCTAATTCATCCAATAAATCAAAAGCATCTTGACCTTCTCTGTCCAATTTATTGATGAATACGAGCATTGGAATTTTTCGCATACGACAAACTTCTACTAGTTTGACCGTTTGTTCCTCTACACCTTTAGCAACATCAATTACAACTATGACACTATCTACAGCGGTAAGGGTTCTAAAAGTATCTTCGGCAAAATCTTTGTGTCCTGGGGTATCTAAAATGTTAATTTTCTTGTTCTTGTAGTTAAAGGCTAGAACAGAGGTTGCGACAGAAATACCTCTTTGTCTTTCAATTTCCATGAAATCACTGGTCGCGGATTTTTTTATTTTATTGTTTTTTACGGCACCCGCTTCTTGAATGGCACCTCCAAAAAGTAATAGTTTTTCAGTAAGTGTAGTTTTACCAGCATCGGGGTGGGAAATGATACCAAAGGTTCTTCTTCGTTCTATTTCTTGTTTGAAGGTCATATAAAAAATTTGTGCAAAAATAAGATAAAATAGATTCTTACCATTTAAGAAAGCGTAGTGATAATTTAAGTAAGATGTTTTCAATGTAGACTATAAACAAGATATGTGAATATTATT
This genomic window contains:
- a CDS encoding peptide chain release factor 3; this translates as MTFKQEIERRRTFGIISHPDAGKTTLTEKLLLFGGAIQEAGAVKNNKIKKSATSDFMEIERQRGISVATSVLAFNYKNKKINILDTPGHKDFAEDTFRTLTAVDSVIVVIDVAKGVEEQTVKLVEVCRMRKIPMLVFINKLDREGQDAFDLLDELEQKLGLSVTPLSFPIGMGYDFKGIYNIFEKNINLFSGDSKKNIEETIAFDDVTNPELDKIIGSNAASELRDNLELVWGVYPKFNKELYLKGDQQPVFFGSALNNFGVRELLDCFIQIAPTPRSKNAEERLVEANEKAMTGFVFKIHANMDPKHRDRLAFIKIVSGTFERNKPYLHVRHGKNLKFSSPNAFFAEKKEIVDISYPGDIVGLHDTGNFKIGDTLTEGETLHYKGIPSFSPEHFRYINNADPLKSKQLNKGIDQLMDEGVAQLFTLEMNGRKVIGTVGALQFEVIQYRLEHEYGAKCSYENFNVYKACWVGTENRKSDEFKEFERVKQKFLAKDKRGQLVFLADSQFSLQMTQQKYPSVKLHFTSEFE
- a CDS encoding DUF3467 domain-containing protein, with protein sequence MSEHKNPNQKQINIELDEKMAEGIYSNLAIINHSVSEFVVDFISMMPGAPKAKVKSRIILTPQHAKKFLKALNDNVQRFEKAHGTIKDYEQPSIPINFGPTGEA